One genomic window of Spiroplasma endosymbiont of Diplazon laetatorius includes the following:
- a CDS encoding 1-deoxy-D-xylulose-5-phosphate synthase N-terminal domain-containing protein, translating to MKLAQINDFNDLYNQRGNEELTELAQDIRDFLNDFVNKNKGHIGSNLGVVELTLSILSYFDLNKSIVLFDTGHQSHVYKLLIHGIDKFNTIKQFKGLSNFQEIKESEHDWISTGHSSTSIAYQFGYAIASDKENIISVIGDAAFFGSYTLPGLINLQNTDKKTITILNDNNEAIGENSLAIKDIKMYVESLGLKYIKCEDGHDFKKLFEAFDLAKDSKEHVFIHCITKKAHGYVGSNTLFQNHSIENEVGNSYSKLIAKEVEKHFTKEDYLVCPAMINSSNFTDLKNNFDKNVIDVGINEEFSILVASAISNSNKKTLISIYSTFFQRVFDQLAHDVFRNNLPMTFLIDRGGLNFSGGVSHHGIYDVSLINNFSNAIICQPYSLNDVKVLIEQSFLNKDKQFFIRYENLSAIEDNLNENFKIGQWQELIYNQNNKITLISYGNVLNEFKQYIEDNNLEINLVNARYINPIDKELLTKHKRNSIFVYEQVLNKNNLYTNIKKEFDDLDVTSFAFETNIIEHGKKDLLLKEIKMDIESVIKKIFEVKKDAKDSR from the coding sequence ATGAAATTAGCGCAAATAAATGATTTTAATGATCTTTATAATCAAAGAGGTAATGAAGAACTAACAGAACTAGCTCAAGATATAAGAGATTTCTTAAATGACTTTGTTAATAAAAACAAAGGTCATATAGGAAGTAATTTAGGGGTAGTTGAGTTAACATTATCTATTTTGTCATATTTTGATCTAAATAAGTCTATAGTTTTATTTGATACAGGTCACCAATCACACGTCTATAAACTATTAATACACGGTATTGATAAGTTTAATACAATAAAACAATTTAAAGGTTTAAGTAACTTTCAAGAAATCAAAGAATCAGAACATGATTGAATAAGCACTGGTCACAGTTCAACTTCAATTGCTTATCAATTTGGTTATGCAATAGCAAGTGATAAGGAAAACATAATCTCTGTAATTGGAGATGCTGCTTTCTTTGGATCATATACATTACCTGGTTTAATAAACTTACAAAATACAGATAAAAAAACAATAACAATCCTTAATGATAACAATGAAGCAATTGGTGAAAACTCACTTGCAATAAAAGATATTAAAATGTATGTTGAATCTTTAGGTTTAAAATATATTAAATGTGAAGATGGACATGACTTCAAAAAGTTATTTGAAGCTTTTGATCTGGCAAAAGATTCAAAAGAACATGTTTTCATACATTGTATAACTAAAAAAGCACATGGTTATGTTGGTTCAAATACTTTATTTCAAAACCACTCAATTGAAAATGAAGTTGGAAACAGTTACTCTAAATTAATAGCTAAAGAAGTTGAAAAACATTTTACAAAAGAAGACTATTTAGTTTGTCCTGCAATGATCAACTCATCAAATTTTACAGATTTAAAAAATAATTTTGATAAGAACGTTATTGATGTTGGAATAAATGAAGAGTTTAGTATTTTAGTTGCAAGCGCGATATCTAATTCAAACAAAAAAACATTAATTTCTATTTATTCAACTTTTTTCCAAAGAGTTTTTGATCAATTAGCTCATGATGTATTTAGAAATAATTTACCTATGACGTTTTTAATCGATAGGGGAGGTTTGAATTTTAGCGGGGGAGTTAGTCATCACGGAATTTATGATGTATCATTAATAAATAACTTTTCTAATGCAATAATTTGTCAGCCTTATAGTTTAAATGATGTAAAAGTTTTAATTGAACAATCATTTTTAAATAAAGATAAACAATTTTTTATAAGATACGAAAACTTATCTGCAATAGAAGATAATTTAAATGAAAATTTTAAAATAGGACAATGACAAGAGTTAATTTATAATCAAAATAACAAAATAACTTTAATAAGTTATGGAAATGTTTTAAATGAATTCAAACAATATATTGAAGATAATAATTTAGAAATAAATTTAGTTAATGCAAGATATATAAACCCAATTGATAAAGAGTTACTAACAAAACATAAAAGAAACAGTATTTTTGTTTATGAACAAGTTCTAAATAAAAATAACTTATATACAAACATTAAAAAAGAATTTGATGATCTAGATGTTACAAGTTTTGCTTTTGAAA